DNA sequence from the Syngnathus acus chromosome 5, fSynAcu1.2, whole genome shotgun sequence genome:
GCTATACCTACCAGACACCGCCGGCCTCTCCCAGCAACACGCTGTCCAGGAAGAGCAGCGTCAGCAGGTGACACGCTCGGACTTAACTtaatttcacctttttttttgtttttggtgtgGCCTTTAACACtcttttgacttttctttGATTAGCTACCAGTCTGGGTCGGTGCGGCACGTCCCTTCCTTGGACTCTATCAGCTGTGCTGTGGACGGCGTGCACATCAAGGTAACGGCAACTCGCGCCATGTgtagaaaatgaacatttctaTGCTCACTGACTTCACAAAGTTCGATGACCATGCTTGCAGCTGCcaacttttgtctttttcttctagaGGCTTTTGGTTGACTTTCATAGTGTACCACTTTTGGGGGCGTTTAGGAGTGCATTGGGTTTGTTTATCTTCCAAGCGTTAGTGTCATCCACGGATTTAGTGCAACTTTATCCACATGATCGTttcttaaaagaaataatgaaaaaacgTAAGGCTGCACAATTTATCGAATTTATCAAAGTCATCCATGGCAAGGGAAGAAAGTACCGGGAAAATGGAGATTAGACCATCGTTCCTCAAAATGGATCAGAATCTGTTGatgagactttttattttttttaatttttttatttgatgttcaCTCTAAGTCGAATTCTGGAGAACTTGGGAGAATCCACTGCTTACTCAATAGCACACTCACTAATGTTTGACTAAATGGCTGTTCCAAAATGAAAGGTCCAAAAAGGACACGCTGCTTCTCCTGTGTGCAGCAGCGCTCCTGCCGCTATCTTCCTATGGGCAGCGCCGAAAATGGCCGCTCCCTCAGCGAAGGGAGCGCTCCCTCTCGCTCAGGCGCCCGACAGGTTGGCCGCGCTCGCTGCGGTTACGCCGGCCGTCGCCCCCCGCCGGGCCGCCGCGTCAGCCGCCGGGATATGACCACTGTGAGGCGTACTCACTTTCTCCCTTTTTGTGGTGTGGTGCATGGTGGTAGCTGTCCGCCCCATCGCATCGGCCTCCCACCGTCTGTGCGTTGACCTTCACTTCCACCCTTTCATTTGCAGTTAGTCATCCAAAATGAAAGAGTCTGCCGTTTTGCTTGGTTACCTTTTaatctgacacacacaaacattgagCAACTATCTGTTTTCCAATTTTGAGGCTCAAATCAAGAATATGTCAAATGAACTACATCTgtgactttttcatttttgtttgtttgatgtttcattaagaatgaatatttgcacacaaaacaatcaTGCCACCAGCATTCGTGACATCGGGGCGCATCCCAATTTTTGGTCTCATTCCCCTGCTGCATTTAGCATCCCTGTCTTCATTGTCGTTTTGTTGTTCAGCGGCTCATCAAGCtgatgtttgtgtgcatgtgtgtcaggATGCAGTGGGCTCCACCAATCAGCTGGCTTCTGCGGGCCTGAGTGGCGAGAACGGCCTCCTGGCGCCTTCTCACAGCGAAAGGGCCCGCGCTATGTCTACGTCTGGCCAGGTACTTCatgtgcatgcacacacagttGCTGTGCCTCATCACAATGCACAGGCAAACATCTTGAGTCAAtcagaaaagtaaaaaaggTTTGCTGATAGAGCCTAGAAATAATTACTCCCAGAGTATGTGTCATCgagatgaccccccccccccccccccccctttccaaaAATGAATAGCGCATTGTTCACGTTGGTCTGTTCAGTCGTGTTCTGCCCGGGATCAGCTGGCCCTGACTCTGGGTGCCTTGACGGCGGATGCACCGCGTAGCAGCCGTGACTCACTGCACTGCTCCAGCGGCTACAGCACGCAGACCACCACGCCGTCCTGCTCCGAGGACACTATTCACACGCACGGTGAGGAGCACACGCGTGCACGCAACTTCGAGTCGCCCTCGCCACTGTCTGGAGCCCTTCGGTCCgtcattttgcttttgttttctttgcttaAAAAGAatccctccttccttccttcttttccaGCTGTAAAGAGAGAGCCTCCCCTCTATGGTAGGTctctgtttgttttccttttccttcctcctcatcctgcTTGCATCCTCCCTTTCCTTCATCTTCAGTTTAATGAGCTTGGGTCTCAATTGACTTGCACTTGAAACCACATGAATGGAAATGGCACGACTCCGCTTCGATCTCCGTTTTCAATCTTACCTTTTGATTTCAAAGTATTCAAAACAAAGTTGGATGAAGTGCAATTAGTGTACGTGCACGCCGCCGTCGACTGTGTGTCAGATGCGCCCTGGCCGCTTGACAGCTGAGGGCACTGCATTACCTTGGTTCCGTGTGAAAGGTTACTTGTGGCTCTTTTCAAAAGTTTGTTGGCAAGCGTTATTTCTTCTAGCAAGTTCAACTTTGCAAAGAGCAAAAAGTGCCCCGATGTCACTCGTGCGTCTTGTTCTCCCTCTCCAGTTGACTACGAGTCAATTTCCCTGCACGGGGACAGCGACTCCATCTCCCTGCACCACCTGTCGCACGGCGGCAACGGGGGCGGCGGCGCCCAGTCAGACTTCGACAAGTCCTCCACCATCCCCAGGAACTCTGACTTGGGCCTACAGTACCGGAAGTTTGCCCAGTCCAAACGTCCCGCCTCCACCGTCAGCCTGCTGGCCGAGACGGAGCTGACGGGCGGCTCGCACACGGCCACCATCCGGCGCAAGCCGTCTACCAAGCCCGCGTACCGACGGGGCACCATCAGCGGCGGCGTGCCCATCCCCATCTGCACGCCGCAGGTCCCGGCGGGGGCGACGACCCGGGGCAGCGACGAGAATGTGTTCATCGCGACCTCAGGAGGAGGTTTCGGTTACAATAAACTCTTCGCTTCCACGCAGAGCCTCAGCGCCCTGCCGCTGTCCTCCACCTCATCATCCTCGTATTCGCCATACTATCAGCTGGTGCCTGGTCAGATGCCCATCCCGGTGCCGGTGCTCACCGTTGCGCCAGAAGGTGCCGTTgccaagcagcagcagcagcagcagcatctgcAACAGCTCAACCACCAGGCGcaaatgcagcagcagcagcagcagcagcatctgcAACAGCTCAACCACCAGGCGcaaatgcagcagcagcatctgcAACAGCTCAACCACCAGGCGCAAATGCAGCAGTTTCACTACGAGCAACAGTTTCAGAAACAGAACCGGCCCCAGATCAACAGTCAGGTTCAGTTCCAGGCCCGAGTCCAGTTTCAAAACCAGCAGCACAAACAGAAGCTCTTCCAGCAGCAGAAGGCCCAGCTTCAGGCCTCCCATGCCCAGCGAGAGGACTCCATCCCAGGCTACTTGACTCAGGAGCAGAACCCACTGCTCTCCAGCCGGGACCAGGACCTGGACCAAGATCTGGACGTCCCGATGCAAGTGAGGGGGGACATGGACATGCTGAAGCTGATCAAGGGTGTGAAGCTCAAAAGGACCCTGACCAACGACCGCTCGGCCCCCCTGCTTCCCCCGCCCGTCAATCACAATTGAGACGTTGCTTGCCTGATTTgcgcctgttttttttctgccttttgTTTTACTTGACGGTTCTCCTTTTTGACCAGGACATGGAAATCTTGTTAGTCGGCTGACAAAGTCACAGCAAATTTCTCGAACGTTATCTGTACATGTCCACAAGGAGTGAAGCTTTGGCATTCAGCTCCTCAATTTCACATGCAAGGGCAGTACCTAATTTTCGTTTGTCGATGTTAGAGTTGGTCACTCTTATTTTGGCTtgcacaatgcaaaaaaagaaaaaagctttaAGTTCTTTTTTAAGAGccaacttatttttttttaatctttaacagTCATTTACTTGAACCCTGTGAATTCATATGGAAAGTTCaacttagaaaaaaaatcctggtaTTTTGTAGTCTATTAGTTAGTGAGGGGTCACTTCCTGCTTGCAAGAATTCTGGCTGTCTGACCTGGGTGCGCTTGATGCGCTTCTCCCAATTGGCTCAGCTTTCTTTAGATAACCACCATGAATGACACTTAGGCCTACTTTAGTCGCTTGTATTTTCAAATGCggatccattttcttttatttttcaatgctGATCTTTCCAACAGTAATTCAATGTTGACTGAACATGAGGACTGCAAATAAGTTGGAGGAAAAGGAGCTGAGTCAGCAGTTTAGGGAATGAACAGAATCCTCCCAGTTGAGCTGTAGTGCTTAATTTTTGAAGTGTAGTTTTATTCTTCGTGGACCTCATAGCGGGGCTATGAGGAGGAAAGCTCAAAATGTTCCCGTTGCTTTACTCGTTTTGGCCGCATGATGGTGCTCTTCGCTTTTGGGATCGAGTTCAGGGTTAGAGAAGCTTTTATTCAGTCCATGCAACAattctatgaaaaaaaaagttcctttGAGGTGTTTTAGAATactcattgttgtttttaatttagtatgagaaagtaaaaatagtaaaaaaaaagattttttgtgTGCCTCTTATATGCTGTGCAGGTTTGGCGAATTGACTTAGTCTTTGTTGGACGTTCAAGTTTTGATTTCTGGTCTGGCCGGTGGTCGCCACGGTTACAGCTCAAATGGCTTTCTCTTGTTCTGTCTGGTTGTACATATTCCTTTAGAAATATCTGTACATgcatattgtatttttctgcATCGGCTCCGTCAGGTATGACGCCGACGTGCTATTTTTGTAGGAGGTCCTTCAAATGTCCTGGCAAGGGCACCAACTAATAGAATGTACTTTTTcggttattgttgttttttttttttcttcctccagtCCCGTCACTCTCCTCGCGTGCCATCACATCATAATTATATCGAGAGTGCTCgtcaaaaaaaatactgctgtctttttttcatcCCCACTTGTCCATGTATTTGGCGCAGCAGAGATGGGCTTCATAAATCACGTAAATCGTTAAATGCTAGAGATGAAGAGTAAAATAATTGAGGCACAATGGAGGTCGCCGCTTGTGTTTGCTGTCCAAAGAAATCCAATATGATGTCAGAGGATCAATGGAGGGCCGTTGCTGAAGAAAGAGGAGTTAAGAACTTTCATTGTTGAGGCTTGATTTGGAAAAAGGTGTAAATTTTTgttaactttattttttataagtGCATAGCAAACATGattaaaagctacaaaatgcTACTTGTTACAAGTAAGTATAAGTCTAATTTTTGGAATGATGAAACACAcgcgtgtttttttcttttccaccgctttagaaatgaattgaaaacacAAAGGCCTCAATATTGTAATTAGGTTTTTGTCCTACTGTGTATTGAATTATTTCTGGAGTTTTCAGTTGATGATTAAACATGGAGCAGGTCACGCTGCTCCATGAATatttgaaacaaacaacaggAGAGTTGACTCATTGATTCTTGATTTCCCCCCCCTTTAAGGTCAGTCAAGGTCGTTCCAAGAGGATTCAAAGCGCATAGAGTTGGTCTAtgtccccccaccccaccggTGAGGCCATTTTGTTAACTTTTGCTCTCCTATGACTTTAAAAAGTGAACTGAGAGGATTTCTTCCATCATTAGAATGTTCAGGCATCTCTAATGATGTGACCTTTTCCTAGAGCAGCGTGTCCATCAATAACAGCGATGACAACAGGTGGATTGACTCACCTCTGCTTTTGTTGTGCATTGACGCACCTCTTTGCTCTcaggtaacacacacacacacaagctgaTGCTGACTCATCGGCGGCCCCCTCCACTTTCCCTTAAAATAGCAACATCCAATCTTCTCTAATGGATGTTATGATGCACTCAGCAGGAGCCAGGCCAAAACGTGTACAAGTCTAATCGCCTCATTGcgtcacatgtacaaaaattTCCCTGGCATCATTTTGGGCTACGGCACATACTTTATTTACTTTAGAAAAAAACGCCACCCAAAGCGTGATATCATAAAAAGCAATATGGCCCAAATCCTCCTGCTGCTTTTGCCACCTGGGCCATTCCAAGTGTCTTATTACTTTTGAGCCTCTAAAGTAGGCGGAGCATGGTTACACAAATGAATAGTGCTGGTCCTGGTGTAAATGCCCTCAAAGTAAAGCCCGGTGAGCTGAATTTAGTGTTTCCATCAAGTGCTTTTGTACTacatttgtacaaatattgCAGAGACTTTGCGGCCACCACATCATCTGTTCCGGTAGGCCACCTAAAAAGATGTGACGGGCCAGATTTGGACCCAGGGCCTTAGATTGGACGCTTTTCCGGCCTTGTCATGGAGAGAAAGTGATCACAAGCAGACACGCTTATGCATATTGGGAAAGTGAGTCATGGCTGGCCCAGATCGGTCCAGTGACTGACTCAGCGGCCACGTCACGGTGACTCGGCACAAATGTGGCTGCCGCTTGTTGCAGTCACATTGCACCAGCCGATCGTGCCTGCTCGCACCAGAAGGGGGCGCAGCACACCGTGACGCAACTCACGAGAAGTGGGACAAAGCTTGAAGCCCTCACAGCACACTGCAAtggcaaaaacaattttatttttaattatgaaAGTTCCTCAAAAACTAACACTTCACGTGTAGTGTATCTGAATAGTTTTAACAGCACTTCACTTTTTCACTGtttccaaaatgaaacaaatcatttttttgcccTCAAAACCCAACACGGCACTTTTCATAACAgcaatgtaattttttttctttacctttTTCTCAACACTTCATTGATACACCTTCAGGAATGAAGATTGcacaaaaagccaaagaaaaaactgATGCCAattcttggcttttttttttttaactcacacaactttgacctttgacttcatgtttttttattcctgcCGCATTCATCTCGACcacatttttgttcttgttgtgTTTGCTGCCATAAAAGACTCCAGTAGAGCTCACGAGATGCCCCTATCACACAGCGGGCGGCGGTGCTAACGAACTCAAGGTTAGCTGATAATCGAGCCGCTGTTGCCCCCACCGCCAGTTATCACTAACTAAACAGTGGCGGCGAGACCAAAAGGAAACAGAAGGCCGGGCGGGCTGTGCAAAGACTTGAGGGAGATaacatgtaaaaacaaaccaatcaAACTAACTGATGTTTCTACTCGCTCTTGAGATCCAAGAGCAGAGGTGCTTGACAAAGTTGCCCTTTGAATGTCAAGGTGGTTGTGGGCATCACCTTGACGACGCTCGGCAGCGTTGTGTGGTCGCATCATGGTGTTGTGTGGAATGTTCACCATGTGATGCTCTTTGGCACGCCACAACATTAAACACTGCAATGTCATGTTGTATGATTAACGCTAACATTGTTTAATATGATTTTACTTAGTGGTTCCATACAAGCCTCGCCTCAAGTAGATGCCGCCTCCTATCTacatttgagtaaaaaaattCACCGAGCCTCTTTCTGAGTCAAGACCTAGATGAATGTGTAAcgtacagataaaaaaaaacagtttgtaaAAGAGTTTTACTTTCTCAGATGGTGGTTTCGGTGAGTGTGGGCGGTTTGTGTTAAAGGAGGGGGTGGCAGTGGGGGGTAGATTTATGCACGGCCGTGGCAACTACCCCGCTGAACTTTTGTACCCACTGCGTGCTTCCTCGCTGACGACAGTGGCGCTAGTCACGAGGAGAGGAAAAAGCCCGCCAAAGTTCCGAGCCTCTCAGCCAATGGGCAAGTGGCGGGGGCGGGGTCtagtgtgtgcttgtgtgtgcgtgtgaccgCTGCAAGAAGTGACTCAGTGAGCCTGAATGAGTCTGACTTGTTCCACTGAGCACACTTTTTGACTCAATCAAAACTTCTCTCTAGTTTCCATACGGAAAGTTATAACATTTACTGCAAAACATCATCATCTTACCCAGCTGTCAAGTATGCAAATTGTTGCGCCTTGGTGGATTCCCGTGACCTCTTTACTTAACAACGAGCAACAGTTTGgcacaattatttaaaaatgaggcTTCAAGCAATTTGCCACTCTCGGTTGACGTTTACCTTTCGCTCAATGCTAACAAATAATGGGAAAACCCCATATAGACAAGCTAAGGCATCTAAGTTATGTCGCCTCAGATAGCCAACATAATACTCActggcatatattctttatcctctgcaagtCTTGCAGCTTACCAATTCACTAACAGTAGCTGTGAagctcttcttttcttttcagtccTCGTGACTGTTTATACTGCCCTTGGTGGAGAAGTTAGACACGCTAAAAGGAGTTGCAAGGTTTCTTATCATGCGCAACCCGTTGAAGTCTTTCTATTCTGTTTGTTACTTTTATTACTAAGGCCCgaccaatatggatttctTCACGCGATTTGGCCATATGAAATTCCGAAAGCTTAGTGTTAGGGTAGGTCGCGTTGACTTTTGACTTAAGTAATTATCAAGCTCGCCAGGTTACGTTTAGCTAAGGATAAGACGCTACTTGAAGAAATGACCTTTCACTGTTCACACTTGTTGccgtgctgtttttttttcccgccggCGCGGTCGGAGGAGCGCCCGCTTGGCCTCCCGCCAACTGCGCATTCCACCGAGAGGGAGCGCACACGTTCAAAGGCACCCGAGTAGAGGAAGGAACCACACACGCTGACGGCACTTTTTCATTCACAAAtgactgtgtgtgcatgtgtactTTGGCCATGAAAGGAAACACTTATGGAGGTCTGCTCACCTAGCATTTACAGTTTGAACGCTAACGACATTTAGCTGACATACACgtgtaaaaagaaattgaacgaaagctggaaaaacaaatctgtaCAGAAGCtgcaaaatgaatgcaacaaaTACTCGTAATTATGGATATAATAACCGTTTTCCTTTTAAAAATTGTATTATTCATATCGACCCAATTATGACattgtagtttttatttatgaattaacaaatgttttcatttttttaatgcgtGAATTgaaaagaacttttttttttaataacacacccacacacacttacacatacacacacactgcctgTTGCGGCAAAGCAAACACTTCGTCTTTCAGTGGAAGGTGCGTCCAAATGATACACATGCTTGCTTGACAAGTTGCGTTACATATTAACGCACACAAGCGAGAATGCAAGTGTACATGTACCTACAACTGTGTGTTTAAAACGACACTACCGGCAGAAAAGGCTTTGACGTTCTCTCAGCGGCACACTGACACATGTTGATGCACTCACATGTTCACACACTTtcactccacacacacacacatgcacacaaaaacacacgcacgcacacacacaagcaactTGGGGTATTTTAAGGACCCACTTGATGGTCAGGAGTCTTGTGTGAGGCTGCCAGCCAGGCTCACTCAGCAAAGAGGTAAAACTCAATAGCGCCGTTTCGTGGAAAATGTCGTTGGACATGTGAAACACCTCAGCTGCAAGATAAGCCCCCTCGCCCCACCCACACTGCCCCACCTcacactcacaaacacacacacacacacatacacacggtGCGTTATCACACCTGCTTGTCATAAACCATGTTACGTTATGCGGTGCCATACCAACAAAAATCCACCTTGGTATCCACCACTGGAATTCTTTTGAGAATTCAGCCCCCAGTGGGAGTTGCACAAGAAATTTGGTCGACCTTTCTACCGTAAGTGGGCCCACAAAAAAGGATCAGGAGCAAAGCCTGAGAAGACTCAGAAAGTCTGACGCTTGGCGTgaagtggccattttgccttgGACACCACGTCTGAAAAGTTGCGGAATGCTGCCGATTTGTTTTGAAGCGTCACCTTGAAAGATGACCCACTTCCAGAGAGCCAGGGACCCAAGTCTTGGTCCAAAGTGGAGGTTGACCTTGGTGTCTCAATGAGGAGCAGCCAACATGGGGTCAAGGGTC
Encoded proteins:
- the mtss1 gene encoding protein MTSS 1 isoform X6, whose protein sequence is MDAGIEKECSALGGLFQLIMNDMKASYPTWEDFASKGVKLQSQLRTTILVTGAFLDAFQKVADMAMGSRGATKEIGSALTRMCMRHRSIESKLKLFTTALSESLITPLELKMDEWKKAASQLDKDHAKEYKKARADIKKKSSDTVKLQKKVKKGKDAVRGQLDSALQDVNVRYAVLEETEKRAVCRALIEERARYCTFVTMLKPVLDHEINVLGEVTHLQTILDDLTLLTAEPNKLPPASEQVILDLKGSDFSYTYQTPPASPSNTLSRKSSVSSYQSGSVRHVPSLDSISCAVDGVHIKQRSCRYLPMGSAENGRSLSEGSAPSRSGARQVGRARCGYAGRRPPPGRRVSRRDMTTDAVGSTNQLASAGLSGENGLLAPSHSERARAMSTSGQSCSARDQLALTLGALTADAPRSSRDSLHCSSGYSTQTTTPSCSEDTIHTHAVKREPPLYVDYESISLHGDSDSISLHHLSHGGNGGGGAQSDFDKSSTIPRNSDLGLQYRKFAQSKRPASTVSLLAETELTGGSHTATIRRKPSTKPAYRRGTISGGVPIPICTPQVPAGATTRGSDENVFIATSGGGFGYNKLFASTQSLSALPLSSTSSSSYSPYYQLVPGQMPIPVPVLTVAPEGAVAKQQQQQQHLQQLNHQAQMQQPQMQQQHLQQLNHQAQMQQFHYEQQFQKQNRPQINSQVQFQARVQFQNQQHKQKLFQQQKAQLQASHAQREDSIPGYLTQEQNPLLSSRDQDLDQDLDVPMQVRGDMDMLKLIKGVKLKRTLTNDRSAPLLPPPVNHN
- the mtss1 gene encoding protein MTSS 1 isoform X2 translates to MDAGIEKECSALGGLFQLIMNDMKASYPTWEDFASKGVKLQSQLRTTILVTGAFLDAFQKVADMAMGSRGATKEIGSALTRMCMRHRSIESKLKLFTTALSESLITPLELKMDEWKKAASQLDKDHAKEYKKARADIKKKSSDTVKLQKKVKKGKDAVRGQLDSALQDVNVRYAVLEETEKRAVCRALIEERARYCTFVTMLKPVLDHEINVLGEVTHLQTILDDLTLLTAEPNKLPPASEQVILDLKGSDFSYTYQTPPASPSNTLSRKSSVSSYQSGSVRHVPSLDSISCAVDGVHIKRSCRYLPMGSAENGRSLSEGSAPSRSGARQVGRARCGYAGRRPPPGRRVSRRDMTTDAVGSTNQLASAGLSGENGLLAPSHSERARAMSTSGQSCSARDQLALTLGALTADAPRSSRDSLHCSSGYSTQTTTPSCSEDTIHTHAVKREPPLYVDYESISLHGDSDSISLHHLSHGGNGGGGAQSDFDKSSTIPRNSDLGLQYRKFAQSKRPASTVSLLAETELTGGSHTATIRRKPSTKPAYRRGTISGGVPIPICTPQVPAGATTRGSDENVFIATSGGGFGYNKLFASTQSLSALPLSSTSSSSYSPYYQLVPGQMPIPVPVLTVAPEGAVAKQQQQQQHLQQLNHQAQMQQQQQQQHLQQLNHQAQMQQQHLQQLNHQAQMQQFHYEQQFQKQNRPQINSQVQFQARVQFQNQQHKQKLFQQQKAQLQASHAQREDSIPGYLTQEQNPLLSSRDQDLDQDLDVPMQVRGDMDMLKLIKGVKLKRTLTNDRSAPLLPPPVNHN
- the mtss1 gene encoding protein MTSS 1 isoform X8 — encoded protein: MDAGIEKECSALGGLFQLIMNDMKASYPTWEDFASKGVKLQSQLRTTILVTGAFLDAFQKVADMAMGSRGATKEIGSALTRMCMRHRSIESKLKLFTTALSESLITPLELKMDEWKKAASQLDKDHAKEYKKARADIKKKSSDTVKLQKKVKKGKDAVRGQLDSALQDVNVRYAVLEETEKRAVCRALIEERARYCTFVTMLKPVLDHEINVLGEVTHLQTILDDLTLLTAEPNKLPPASEQVILDLKGSDFSYTYQTPPASPSNTLSRKSSVSSYQSGSVRHVPSLDSISCAVDGVHIKDAVGSTNQLASAGLSGENGLLAPSHSERARAMSTSGQSCSARDQLALTLGALTADAPRSSRDSLHCSSGYSTQTTTPSCSEDTIHTHAVKREPPLYVDYESISLHGDSDSISLHHLSHGGNGGGGAQSDFDKSSTIPRNSDLGLQYRKFAQSKRPASTVSLLAETELTGGSHTATIRRKPSTKPAYRRGTISGGVPIPICTPQVPAGATTRGSDENVFIATSGGGFGYNKLFASTQSLSALPLSSTSSSSYSPYYQLVPGQMPIPVPVLTVAPEGAVAKQQQQQQHLQQLNHQAQMQQQQQQQHLQQLNHQAQMQQQHLQQLNHQAQMQQFHYEQQFQKQNRPQINSQVQFQARVQFQNQQHKQKLFQQQKAQLQASHAQREDSIPGYLTQEQNPLLSSRDQDLDQDLDVPMQVRGDMDMLKLIKGVKLKRTLTNDRSAPLLPPPVNHN
- the mtss1 gene encoding protein MTSS 1 isoform X9 encodes the protein MDAGIEKECSALGGLFQLIMNDMKASYPTWEDFASKGVKLQSQLRTTILVTGAFLDAFQKVADMAMGSRGATKEIGSALTRMCMRHRSIESKLKLFTTALSESLITPLELKMDEWKKAASQLDKDHAKEYKKARADIKKKSSDTVKLQKKVKKGKDAVRGQLDSALQDVNVRYAVLEETEKRAVCRALIEERARYCTFVTMLKPVLDHEINVLGEVTHLQTILDDLTLLTAEPNKLPPASEQVILDLKGSDFSYTYQTPPASPSNTLSRKSSVSSYQSGSVRHVPSLDSISCAVDGVHIKDAVGSTNQLASAGLSGENGLLAPSHSERARAMSTSGQLALTLGALTADAPRSSRDSLHCSSGYSTQTTTPSCSEDTIHTHAVKREPPLYVDYESISLHGDSDSISLHHLSHGGNGGGGAQSDFDKSSTIPRNSDLGLQYRKFAQSKRPASTVSLLAETELTGGSHTATIRRKPSTKPAYRRGTISGGVPIPICTPQVPAGATTRGSDENVFIATSGGGFGYNKLFASTQSLSALPLSSTSSSSYSPYYQLVPGQMPIPVPVLTVAPEGAVAKQQQQQQHLQQLNHQAQMQQQQQQQHLQQLNHQAQMQQQHLQQLNHQAQMQQFHYEQQFQKQNRPQINSQVQFQARVQFQNQQHKQKLFQQQKAQLQASHAQREDSIPGYLTQEQNPLLSSRDQDLDQDLDVPMQVRGDMDMLKLIKGVKLKRTLTNDRSAPLLPPPVNHN
- the mtss1 gene encoding protein MTSS 1 isoform X7; the protein is MDAGIEKECSALGGLFQLIMNDMKASYPTWEDFASKGVKLQSQLRTTILVTGAFLDAFQKVADMAMGSRGATKEIGSALTRMCMRHRSIESKLKLFTTALSESLITPLELKMDEWKKAASQLDKDHAKEYKKARADIKKKSSDTVKLQKKVKKGKDAVRGQLDSALQDVNVRYAVLEETEKRAVCRALIEERARYCTFVTMLKPVLDHEINVLGEVTHLQTILDDLTLLTAEPNKLPPASEQVILDLKGSDFSYTYQTPPASPSNTLSRKSSVSSYQSGSVRHVPSLDSISCAVDGVHIKQRSCRYLPMGSAENGRSLSEGSAPSRSGARQVGRARCGYAGRRPPPGRRVSRRDMTTDAVGSTNQLASAGLSGENGLLAPSHSERARAMSTSGQSCSARDQLALTLGALTADAPRSSRDSLHCSSGYSTQTTTPSCSEDTIHTHAVKREPPLYVDYESISLHGDSDSISLHHLSHGGNGGGGAQSDFDKSSTIPRNSDLGLQYRKFAQSKRPASTVSLLAETELTGGSHTATIRRKPSTKPAYRRGTISGGVPIPICTPQVPAGATTRGSDENVFIATSGGGFGYNKLFASTQSLSALPLSSTSSSSYSPYYQLVPGQMPIPVPVLTVAPEGAVAKQQQQQQHLQQLNHQAQMQQQQQQQHLQQLNHQAQMQQFHYEQQFQKQNRPQINSQVQFQARVQFQNQQHKQKLFQQQKAQLQASHAQREDSIPGYLTQEQNPLLSSRDQDLDQDLDVPMQVRGDMDMLKLIKGVKLKRTLTNDRSAPLLPPPVNHN
- the mtss1 gene encoding protein MTSS 1 isoform X1, with the protein product MDAGIEKECSALGGLFQLIMNDMKASYPTWEDFASKGVKLQSQLRTTILVTGAFLDAFQKVADMAMGSRGATKEIGSALTRMCMRHRSIESKLKLFTTALSESLITPLELKMDEWKKAASQLDKDHAKEYKKARADIKKKSSDTVKLQKKVKKGKDAVRGQLDSALQDVNVRYAVLEETEKRAVCRALIEERARYCTFVTMLKPVLDHEINVLGEVTHLQTILDDLTLLTAEPNKLPPASEQVILDLKGSDFSYTYQTPPASPSNTLSRKSSVSSYQSGSVRHVPSLDSISCAVDGVHIKQRSCRYLPMGSAENGRSLSEGSAPSRSGARQVGRARCGYAGRRPPPGRRVSRRDMTTDAVGSTNQLASAGLSGENGLLAPSHSERARAMSTSGQSCSARDQLALTLGALTADAPRSSRDSLHCSSGYSTQTTTPSCSEDTIHTHAVKREPPLYVDYESISLHGDSDSISLHHLSHGGNGGGGAQSDFDKSSTIPRNSDLGLQYRKFAQSKRPASTVSLLAETELTGGSHTATIRRKPSTKPAYRRGTISGGVPIPICTPQVPAGATTRGSDENVFIATSGGGFGYNKLFASTQSLSALPLSSTSSSSYSPYYQLVPGQMPIPVPVLTVAPEGAVAKQQQQQQHLQQLNHQAQMQQQQQQQHLQQLNHQAQMQQQHLQQLNHQAQMQQFHYEQQFQKQNRPQINSQVQFQARVQFQNQQHKQKLFQQQKAQLQASHAQREDSIPGYLTQEQNPLLSSRDQDLDQDLDVPMQVRGDMDMLKLIKGVKLKRTLTNDRSAPLLPPPVNHN
- the mtss1 gene encoding protein MTSS 1 isoform X5, which gives rise to MDAGIEKECSALGGLFQLIMNDMKASYPTWEDFASKGVKLQSQLRTTILVTGAFLDAFQKVADMAMGSRGATKEIGSALTRMCMRHRSIESKLKLFTTALSESLITPLELKMDEWKKAASQLDKDHAKEYKKARADIKKKSSDTVKLQKKVKKGKDAVRGQLDSALQDVNVRYAVLEETEKRAVCRALIEERARYCTFVTMLKPVLDHEINVLGEVTHLQTILDDLTLLTAEPNKLPPASEQVILDLKGSDFSYTYQTPPASPSNTLSRKSSVSSYQSGSVRHVPSLDSISCAVDGVHIKQRSCRYLPMGSAENGRSLSEGSAPSRSGARQVGRARCGYAGRRPPPGRRVSRRDMTTDAVGSTNQLASAGLSGENGLLAPSHSERARAMSTSGQSCSARDQLALTLGALTADAPRSSRDSLHCSSGYSTQTTTPSCSEDTIHTHAVKREPPLYVDYESISLHGDSDSISLHHLSHGGNGGGGAQSDFDKSSTIPRNSDLGLQYRKFAQSKRPASTVSLLAETELTGGSHTATIRRKPSTKPAYRRGTISGGVPIPICTPQVPAGATTRGSDENVFIATSGGGFGYNKLFASTQSLSALPLSSTSSSSYSPYYQLVPGQMPIPVPVLTVAPEGAVAKQQQQQQHLQQLNHQAQMQQQQPQMQQQHLQQLNHQAQMQQFHYEQQFQKQNRPQINSQVQFQARVQFQNQQHKQKLFQQQKAQLQASHAQREDSIPGYLTQEQNPLLSSRDQDLDQDLDVPMQVRGDMDMLKLIKGVKLKRTLTNDRSAPLLPPPVNHN